AAATTTATTTTCCGAGGGAGACCTGGCCAAGACAGCACACCAGTTACAGTTgaagtagaaataaaacactaCAGATAGGGAATACATGCATCAAACACAAAAGGAAGAGACTACATCCAGCTTAAATATGGCAGTTGTAATTCTCATTCACATGGAATTTTAACATGGCTTTAAATTttccatatatatattataatatgtgatatcattagattattaatactgaagcatgttactgttgtagccgCTGGAGGTgaagctagtttcaactactgtATGTAGTGTTATACCATAAATCAACATAAAACAGCTAACAGCAGGTGTCTTGACACCTTGCAAGAAACAAaggttttccttttccactgcagcacaactaaactgtttcagcaATATTTAcagccaatgagccattgttggatgtttacatttttcaaaataaaagaccaaaatgttattttctgcccttttttttctctctgctgtacCAAAATTGTACCAAACTGTGAACCCAAAGCCAAGGCACATAACGAACCATGAATTTTTTGTACCGTTACCCCTAATCAACACATGCATGAGACCTGGTTTGGGTTATTTGAAATTAATGCAAAGTAACACTGCATAGTTATCTTGCATGtagttttttaattttgtgaaaCAAACTTAGGCTTCagtggtttgatttttttttttttttatccccacAGGTGCTGATACAACGTGGAAAACCTTAGCAGAAGGGTGAACATGCAGCTCATAAGGACATCTTTTTAGAACCAGTCTGTTGAGGAAGGAACAGTGGACATTCATACCGATTCCCACATGGAAACCACTTATGTGGGTGTCAGGATTAAGTTTAACTTTTACTTGCAAATTAAAAAGTGATGCCATCAGCACATGGACAAAATAATTTCATCATGGAAAAGCAGAAGTCAATGAATAGTGTTGCTTCAACACAGTTGGGTGGAGAATCAAGTACCTTTATCTGCACTGAGTGTGGTGATGGGTTCAGTCAGTACTCTAATGTGTTGGCCCACATGGCCATTCATGGACCTTTGGAGTCATTTTCCTTTGATGGCTCATCCAATGGATTTGAAGTCCCTCGAGAATACGTGCTACAAGAAAATGGCACACTGACAGTTGTAAATGGTTTTGCGCAGTCACATTCTTCTGTGAAACCAGTATCTCCTGGTGTCCTGCCATCGCATTTCCCATCCCCTATCAAGCCAGTGTCTCCATCTCTAAGGCCACACTCTTCTCCTTATAGAGATGTCTTCAGGCCAAGGCCATCAGACTTCAACTTGGACAAGTCTCGTCAGGGTCATTACCGTTGTGAAATATGTAGCAGATCATTTAACAGCCTCCAGAGTTTACATCGTCACCAGCAGTATCGAAACACAGAGCGAGGTTACAAGTGTACTTTGTGCTGTAAGATCTTTGAAGGTAGGCAGGAACTTAAGAAACACCTGCAAGACCATGCACATGAACGGTTTCACTGCTGTGGTCATTGTGGTAAGCGATTCCTTAAAGTAGATGCATTGAATGCtcatcaaaaagaaaatcaccTCTCTCCCAAGGCTACAGCATTGGGTAAATCTGAGAATCAGGAAAGGAAGTTTGAGAAAACATATCCTTGTAGGAAGTgcaagttacattttttttggatGTCAGATTTTCAGACACATTCAGCGCACCATTGCAAAGGTAAAGAGGCTGATGCTCCTTTTGCATCTGAAATCGAAATTGAACTTACCTCTAAGAATATAGATGACACGTCGCCAGAAAACTGTCACAGCAATGGTACACCTATCGATGTTAAGAATGGGGATATCTTTATGGATACTAGCAGTGAGATTGATAATGAATACTCTTTCACACCATACAGATGTGGTTTATGTGGGGATCGTTTCCAAAAGTTAACAGCTCTGAAGGAGCATCATCTCACTCATCAAACTCAGGAGGAAATAGATCAGCTTAATCAAGAAGCACAAAGAACAATTAAGCGAAGAATACCACCTAAAGGCAGACGTAGAAGAGGGGGTAATCCAAATGGCAAACTGCATCCTTGCAAGCACTGTCATCGTGTCTTTAATCATTCTAGTAGTCTGTCACGGCACATGAGATACCATAAGGGTACCATGCACACATGTGTATTTTGTGGTAGACATTTTCCTCAGCGCTGTGATGTGAGGAGGCATCTAGCCATGTACCACAAAGCTGAATTGGAAAAGAAACCAGGTTTGAAACACTTATATACAGCTCCCCAAAATGGGCCTGCCCCCAATTCTCTTAATGGTGAGAAAAACAAGAGTTCTGGTGACGAGAAAAACAAGAGCTCATCTGACAATGAACAAACATCACCAGAACAGGATCAAAAGGGGAAACAGTCAGGGAAAGCAGGCCGTGTTAATTATAAGTGTCAGGAATGTGGAAAGAGATTTGGGCTATTGTGTGTCTACCAACGGCACTTGCGGTATCACAAAAAGGAACCAAGTAAGTGCCCCCGGTGTCCAGCTCAATTCAGGAATTCCTCATCCCTTGAGCTTCACCTTCAAAATCACCCAAGCACTGGAGAAGCAGATGATGTGGAACAAACATCTCATGGCACTGGCACTAGTGGGGACCCTATCTTAGGAAAGGGTAATGCAGAGGACATAGAGGATGACTATATGGACCATACTCAAAATGATAAAGGAAATTCTTCAGAGGTTCTTTATGAATGCACCGAGTGCACAGAGACATTCTCATGCTTGGAGACGTTTCTTCAGCACCAGACTTCTCATGGCTCAGAAAACAACGGGTAACTATGTCAGACCCATTGGTCATTGTTATTGCCAAGAATCAAGGTCTCAGGAGTTGAGTGTTTTGACTCCTTTGAATGCAAATATTTGACTGTGTAGATTATGAATGGATGTAAAATTTGCCAagattattttatgtaactgctCTTATACACTTTTTCTTTGGCATGAGGAGAGAAATGTTTATTGGAGAACTTCAGAAGTCTGTGGGGGAAAAGGAAGTAGGCTCGTAAGAATATTAAATGACTTGGAATTAAtctcaaaattttaaaaaatgtacacaacTACTACATCTGACATGAATACAACTTATGTCTAAACCTAGTATTCTCCCACAGGCAATGGGTGTAGTTAACTTGAAAGTCGCATTAATTGGCTATAGCAAGATTATAAATTgcttctctttgtgtttttagagTACCGTCATCatattgttgcatttttcaTCAAGTTTTACTTGCAAATATATGTgattgatgttttctttttgtcatgtgTATAACATTGTAACATCTGTTTGAAACAATAGCTTTGTCACAGAGTAGAATTTTAACTGTGCCATTAAAATTGTAGAGGAAAAAGCTTTATGTGCAATAAATTTTGTTGTTACTCCCTTTTTGGCTGTGTTTTGGCAGTAGGAAAATCCcattaattatacatttttgttcCCTCTACTTGTATTTAAGTGTGTTTCACATTTGTATAAAATTGTAGCATAGTAAGTTAAAGGCAACTGCAC
This sequence is a window from Thunnus thynnus chromosome 10, fThuThy2.1, whole genome shotgun sequence. Protein-coding genes within it:
- the si:dkeyp-84f3.5 gene encoding zinc finger protein 135; its protein translation is MPSAHGQNNFIMEKQKSMNSVASTQLGGESSTFICTECGDGFSQYSNVLAHMAIHGPLESFSFDGSSNGFEVPREYVLQENGTLTVVNGFAQSHSSVKPVSPGVLPSHFPSPIKPVSPSLRPHSSPYRDVFRPRPSDFNLDKSRQGHYRCEICSRSFNSLQSLHRHQQYRNTERGYKCTLCCKIFEGRQELKKHLQDHAHERFHCCGHCGKRFLKVDALNAHQKENHLSPKATALGKSENQERKFEKTYPCRKCKLHFFWMSDFQTHSAHHCKGKEADAPFASEIEIELTSKNIDDTSPENCHSNGTPIDVKNGDIFMDTSSEIDNEYSFTPYRCGLCGDRFQKLTALKEHHLTHQTQEEIDQLNQEAQRTIKRRIPPKGRRRRGGNPNGKLHPCKHCHRVFNHSSSLSRHMRYHKGTMHTCVFCGRHFPQRCDVRRHLAMYHKAELEKKPGLKHLYTAPQNGPAPNSLNGEKNKSSGDEKNKSSSDNEQTSPEQDQKGKQSGKAGRVNYKCQECGKRFGLLCVYQRHLRYHKKEPSKCPRCPAQFRNSSSLELHLQNHPSTGEADDVEQTSHGTGTSGDPILGKGNAEDIEDDYMDHTQNDKGNSSEVLYECTECTETFSCLETFLQHQTSHGSENNG